Proteins found in one Melospiza melodia melodia isolate bMelMel2 chromosome 13, bMelMel2.pri, whole genome shotgun sequence genomic segment:
- the PLA2G15 gene encoding phospholipase A2 group XV, producing MFLPAGARLPRSGRSSFLSLFLLLLLCPGGGSAPRRRPAGPPVVLVPGDLGNQLEAKLDKPSVVHYLCSKKTDSYFTLWLNLELLLPVIIDCWIDNIRLVYNRTSKITKPPDGVDIRVPGFGQTFSLEFLDPSKRSVGSYFYMLVQSLVDWGYKRDEDVRGAPYDWRKAPNENEDYFVALRKMIELLYEQYGSPVVLIAHSMGNMYTLYFLNRQPQDWKDKYIKDYVSLGAPWGGVAKTLRVLASGDNNRIPVISSLKIRDQQRSAVSTSWMLPYNYTWPPDKVFVSTPTANYTLRDYWKFYRDINFEDGWLMRQDTEPLVYAMTPPGVRIHCLYGTGVETPDSFHYESFPDREPKIFYSDGDGTVNLQSALQCRKWVHRQEQEVVMLELAGNEHIQMLSNETTISYVKKLLFEL from the exons ATGTTCCTGCCGGCTGGCGCCAGGCTCCCGCGCTCCGGACGGAGCTCCTTCCTCAgcctcttcctgctgctgctgctgtgtcccggTGGCGGGAGCGCGCCGCGCCGCCGGCCCGCGGGGCCGCCCGTGGTGCTGG TTCCAGGGGACTTAGGTAATCAGTTGGAAGCAAAGTTAGATAAGCCATCAGTGGTGCACTATCTCTGCTCTAAGAAGACAGACAGTTATTTTACACTCTGGCTGAATCTGGAATTGCTTCTGCCTGTCATCATTGACTGCTGGATTGATAATATCAG gctggtgTATAATCGAACAAGTAAGATCACAAAACCACCAGATGGGGTGGATATCAGAGTGCCAGGCTTTGGGCAGACGTTTTCCTTGGAATTTCTTGACCCAAGTAAAAGGAGTGTTG GAAGTTACTTTTATATGTTGGTGCAGAGTTTAGTAGATTGGGGCTACAAACGTGATGAAGACGTAAGAGGAGCACCTTATGACTGGAGAAAGGCACCAA ATGAGAATGAAGACTATTTTGTGGCGCTTCGCAAGATGATCGAGTTGCTGTACGAGCAGTATGGGAGCCCTGTTGTGCTGATTGCCCACAGCATGGGGAACATGTACACCCTCTACTTCCTGAACCGCCAGCCCCAGGATTGGAAGGACAAGTACATCAAGGATTATGTGTCATTAGGTGCTCCGTGGGGGGGAGTGGCCAAAACTCTGCGTGTGCTGGCCTCAG GTGACAACAACAGAATCCCTGTTATCAGTTCCCTCAAGATCAGAGACCAGCAGAGATCAGCAGTTTCCACGAGTTGGATGCTGCCCTACAACTACACGTGGCCTCCAGACAAGGTGTTTGTGAGCACCCCCACAGCCAACTACACACTGAGGGATTACTGGAAGTTCTACAGGGACATTAACTTCGAGGATGGCTGGCTGATGAGGCAGGACACGGAGCCCCTGGTGTACGCCATGACCCCGCCCGGCGTGCGCATCCACTGCCTCTACGGCACGGGCGTGGAAACCCCCGACTCCTTCCACTACGAGAGCTTCCCTGACAGGGAGCCCAAGATCTTCTACAGCGATGGGGATGGTACAGTGAACTTACAGAGTGCCTTGCAGTGTAGAAAGTGGGTGCACAGGCAAGAACAGGAAGTGGTGATGCTTGAGCTTGCAGGAAATGAGCACATTCAAATGCTGTCCAATGAAACCACGATCTCCTATGTGAAAAAGCTGCTCTTTGAGTTGTGA